The following coding sequences lie in one Pseudomonadota bacterium genomic window:
- a CDS encoding mechanosensitive ion channel family protein, translating into MKPITLDATPSHCPSYAIPRSRQRTRARVSQGTRARSPARLALAGLTAIVASTPSAVLGANSLLQHLPQSFLRRGPGHLALWQWLALPVICLAAWGVGSLLSRLSRHLLSRLAGRTAMEWDDAIVARLGGPLTVAWALIVLSLTLPWLELPVPAQRIAGRIIRASLFVDFFWVLARALDVAAQLIGSSSWAQDHPASRSLVPLGARLGKLAVLITAVVALISAVGYPVGSLLAGLGIGGLAVALAGQKTIENLFGAFSIGADQPFRQGDVVRVEDTFGTVETIGLRSTKIRSLDRTLISIPNGRLAEMRLESYSARDRMRLACTVGLVYGTTPAQLREVLAGVEATLRAHPKIWPDAVVVRLKEFGDSALCIEVMAWFQTPEWSEFQLIRQEVLFSFMETVQRAGTSLAFPTRTVHLVQEPTPAATSAATPAATPAATPAPVPAPRQQSVD; encoded by the coding sequence ATGAAGCCAATCACACTCGACGCGACGCCCTCGCACTGCCCTTCCTACGCCATCCCGCGATCCCGCCAGAGGACGCGGGCGCGCGTGAGCCAAGGCACGCGCGCCCGCAGCCCCGCACGTCTGGCGCTCGCGGGCCTCACTGCGATCGTCGCAAGCACGCCCTCCGCCGTGCTCGGCGCCAACTCGCTGCTTCAGCACCTGCCGCAGTCCTTTCTACGGCGCGGGCCGGGCCACCTGGCGCTATGGCAGTGGCTGGCGCTGCCCGTGATATGTCTCGCGGCCTGGGGCGTGGGGTCGCTCCTCAGCCGCCTCAGCCGGCACCTGCTCTCGCGCCTCGCGGGCCGCACCGCGATGGAGTGGGACGATGCCATCGTCGCGCGGCTGGGCGGGCCGCTGACGGTGGCCTGGGCGCTGATCGTGCTCTCCCTTACGCTGCCCTGGCTGGAACTCCCCGTGCCGGCCCAGCGGATTGCCGGCCGCATCATTCGCGCGAGCCTCTTCGTCGACTTCTTCTGGGTGCTCGCGCGCGCGCTCGACGTGGCAGCGCAGCTGATCGGCTCGTCCTCCTGGGCCCAGGACCATCCGGCCTCGCGGTCACTGGTACCGCTCGGCGCGCGCCTCGGTAAGCTCGCTGTCCTGATCACCGCCGTCGTCGCGCTGATCTCGGCGGTGGGTTATCCGGTGGGCAGCCTGCTCGCGGGGCTCGGCATCGGTGGCTTGGCCGTGGCGCTCGCCGGCCAGAAGACGATCGAGAACCTCTTCGGGGCGTTCTCGATCGGCGCCGACCAGCCCTTTCGCCAAGGCGACGTCGTGCGCGTCGAGGACACCTTCGGCACGGTCGAGACCATCGGGCTGCGCTCGACCAAGATCCGTTCGCTCGATCGCACGCTGATCAGCATCCCGAACGGCAGGCTCGCCGAGATGCGCCTCGAGTCGTACTCCGCGCGCGACCGCATGCGCCTCGCCTGCACCGTCGGCCTCGTCTACGGCACCACCCCAGCGCAGCTCCGCGAGGTACTCGCCGGCGTCGAGGCCACGCTGCGCGCGCATCCCAAGATCTGGCCCGACGCGGTGGTCGTCCGGCTGAAGGAGTTCGGCGACTCGGCGCTCTGCATCGAGGTGATGGCCTGGTTCCAGACGCCCGAGTGGTCCGAGTTCCAGCTCATTCGCCAGGAGGTGCTGTTCAGCTTCATGGAGACCGTGCAGCGAGCCGGTACCTCGCTCGCCTTCCCCACGCGTACCGTGCACCTCGTGCAAGAGCCGACGCCCGCCGCGACGTCGGCCGCGACACCGGCCGCGACCCCTGCCGCGACCCCTGCACCGGTGCCTGCGCCACGCCAACAGTCCGTCGACTGA
- a CDS encoding SDR family NAD(P)-dependent oxidoreductase produces the protein MTSTEQRSAPVASGKEGGAFGARSTAAEVVGGLDLRGKTVLLTGSNSGLGLETLRALIGRGASVIALARTAEKAAAAVAEAGGALSDARSSGAACTTLACELSEPSAVRACVEAVRALGRPIDALIANAGIMALPRLEQRHGLELQFLTNHVGHFILVTGLLDQLADDGRVVMVSSRAHRGAPPGGIAFDDLAGTRDYRPWAAYGQSKLANLLFARALASRLASSPRARRTANAIHPGVIRTNLVRHLNPLVRGVLAVAAPLILKTAAQGAATQCYVAVHPAATGVSGRYFADCREARTSRHGGDDALASRLWQVTEELVARLP, from the coding sequence ATGACCTCGACAGAGCAGCGCAGCGCGCCGGTGGCGAGCGGCAAGGAGGGGGGCGCCTTCGGTGCCCGCTCGACGGCCGCCGAGGTCGTCGGCGGGCTCGACCTGCGCGGTAAGACGGTGCTGCTGACGGGCAGCAACAGCGGGCTCGGGTTGGAGACGCTGCGCGCGCTGATCGGCCGAGGAGCGTCGGTGATCGCCCTCGCGCGCACGGCGGAGAAGGCCGCGGCAGCCGTTGCCGAGGCGGGCGGCGCGTTGAGCGACGCGCGGAGCTCGGGCGCCGCGTGCACGACGCTGGCCTGTGAGCTCTCCGAGCCCTCGGCGGTGCGTGCCTGCGTCGAGGCCGTGCGGGCGCTCGGGCGCCCGATCGACGCCCTGATCGCCAACGCGGGCATCATGGCGCTGCCGCGGCTCGAGCAGCGCCATGGGCTCGAGCTGCAGTTTCTTACCAACCACGTCGGGCACTTCATCCTGGTGACGGGGTTGCTCGATCAGCTCGCGGACGACGGGCGCGTGGTGATGGTCAGCAGCCGCGCGCATCGGGGAGCGCCGCCGGGTGGGATCGCCTTCGACGACCTCGCAGGAACGCGCGACTATCGCCCGTGGGCCGCCTACGGCCAGTCCAAGCTGGCGAACCTGCTCTTCGCGCGCGCGCTGGCTAGCCGCCTGGCGAGCAGCCCGCGGGCGCGGCGCACGGCGAACGCGATTCACCCGGGCGTGATTCGCACCAACCTCGTCCGCCACCTCAATCCCCTGGTGCGTGGCGTGCTCGCGGTAGCAGCGCCGCTGATCCTCAAGACCGCTGCGCAGGGCGCGGCGACGCAGTGTTATGTGGCGGTGCATCCGGCGGCGACGGGCGTCAGCGGGCGCTATTTCGCCGACTGCCGCGAGGCGCGGACGAGCCGCCACGGTGGCGACGATGCGCTGGCGTCGCGCCTGTGGCAGGTCACCGAGGAACTCGTCGCGCGTCTGCCCTAG
- a CDS encoding adenosine deaminase family protein, producing the protein MPSEVIEKLPKSDLHVHLDGSVRIETLLELAREYRIELPADSVEGLRQTVFKDEYQSLEEYLQGFGYTVAVLQSELALERAAYELALDNQAEGVRYVEVRFAPQLHVHAHLSMENVLKSVNRGLKHAKEQFNARRPVVDGLEPPFEYAIVVCAMRYFGRGQSEYFDNMLNVHGFSEPRRVFALASLELAQAAVRIRDEYRIPITGFDLAGPEVGYPAEDHIAAYQYAHKYFLMKTVHAGEAYGPESIFQAITDLHADRLGHGTFLMDTATISDPEIEDRERYVRDLAQYIADRRITIEICLTSNMQTNPRLRNLAHHPFRLMTEARLSTTICTDNRTVSNTTVSREIERAMRHLVLKPHELKRCVIYGFKRSFFPGSYQEKRRYVRRIIDYYQQLEREHPELRPGHVPTAPG; encoded by the coding sequence ATCCCGAGCGAGGTGATCGAGAAGCTCCCGAAGTCCGACCTGCATGTGCACCTCGATGGTTCGGTCCGCATCGAGACGCTGCTCGAGCTGGCTCGCGAGTATCGCATCGAGCTGCCGGCCGACAGCGTCGAGGGCCTGCGTCAGACGGTCTTCAAGGACGAGTACCAGAGCCTGGAAGAGTATCTGCAGGGCTTCGGCTACACCGTGGCGGTGCTCCAGAGCGAGCTGGCGCTGGAGCGCGCGGCCTACGAGCTGGCGCTCGATAATCAGGCCGAGGGCGTCCGCTATGTGGAGGTCCGCTTCGCGCCGCAGCTCCATGTGCATGCTCACCTGAGCATGGAGAACGTGCTCAAGTCAGTGAATCGCGGACTCAAGCACGCCAAGGAACAATTCAACGCGCGGCGTCCCGTCGTCGATGGCCTCGAGCCGCCCTTCGAGTACGCGATCGTCGTCTGCGCGATGCGCTACTTTGGTCGCGGGCAGAGCGAGTACTTCGACAACATGCTCAATGTGCATGGCTTCTCTGAGCCGCGCCGCGTCTTTGCGCTGGCCTCGCTCGAGCTGGCGCAGGCGGCGGTGCGGATCCGCGACGAGTACCGCATCCCGATCACCGGCTTCGACCTGGCCGGCCCTGAGGTCGGCTATCCGGCCGAGGATCACATCGCCGCCTATCAATATGCGCATAAGTACTTCCTGATGAAGACCGTGCACGCTGGTGAGGCCTACGGCCCCGAGAGCATCTTCCAGGCGATCACCGACCTCCACGCCGACCGCCTCGGCCACGGCACGTTCCTGATGGACACGGCGACGATCAGCGATCCGGAGATCGAGGACCGCGAGCGCTACGTGCGCGACCTGGCCCAGTACATCGCCGACCGGCGCATCACGATCGAGATCTGTCTAACTTCGAACATGCAGACCAATCCGCGGCTGCGCAATCTGGCGCACCATCCCTTTCGCCTGATGACCGAGGCGCGCCTCTCGACGACGATCTGCACCGACAACCGCACCGTCTCCAATACGACCGTCTCGCGTGAGATCGAGCGCGCGATGCGCCACCTCGTCCTCAAGCCGCACGAGCTCAAGCGCTGCGTGATCTATGGCTTCAAGCGCAGCTTCTTCCCGGGGAGCTATCAGGAGAAGCGGCGCTACGTGCGTCGCATCATCGACTATTACCAGCAGCTCGAGCGCGAGCACCCGGAGCTGCGGCCGGGCCACGTGCCGACAGCACCAGGATGA
- a CDS encoding sigma-70 family RNA polymerase sigma factor — MPTVIGELDDVEDRDHEAEDAPFEDAPEEEAFAALERPTPAPENALDASSGLDPVTMYMRQLKAVPLLTREAEVEAAQRLEAARRDLLGAALETAVLVDELKQLASRLRSGGSRRRGRAKPLEALEEPSEESGEPAEHRERLLGIIDELAPLDHRHHDLQLEHARLPLDDTTRRQALEAALVALRQQMLDRIMTIELPEAVWTNVTRRISALVHRVRLAREDIKRIEGRAQLTVAQLRKLLRERRRNPAAIGLHAIATAELPLQSLATREFMVGHEVTDAELQIFAQRLRNAQRRLRAVEKRARLDGPRLITVQRQMVDAERRAQRAKDGLVLANQRLVVHVAGRYANRGLAFLELVQEGNLGLMRAVEKFDWRRGYKFSTYGTWWIRHAISRAIANQTRTIRLPVHIRDAIRKLLRESQRLVLETGREPTMEELAERLDLALPRVVEIMEASRKTLRWELPVGEEGESELGSLLADSDAPSPFDEVSDRTEWQQLIAGLDRLRDRERDVLSRRFGLGGKEAQTLEEVGRDLGITRERVRQLQVRALRRLRSAVLGHAPLLEGAEGEEDG; from the coding sequence GTGCCCACAGTGATTGGCGAGCTCGACGACGTCGAAGATCGAGACCACGAGGCCGAGGACGCGCCCTTCGAGGATGCGCCCGAGGAGGAGGCCTTCGCGGCGCTCGAGCGGCCCACGCCGGCCCCGGAGAACGCGCTGGACGCCTCCAGCGGGCTCGACCCTGTGACGATGTACATGCGACAGCTCAAGGCTGTCCCGCTGCTGACGCGGGAGGCCGAGGTGGAGGCTGCCCAGCGGCTGGAGGCCGCGCGCCGCGATCTGCTCGGTGCTGCCTTGGAGACGGCGGTGCTGGTCGACGAGCTGAAGCAGCTCGCCAGTCGGCTGCGCAGCGGCGGGAGCCGCCGGCGGGGGCGCGCCAAGCCCCTCGAGGCGCTCGAGGAGCCGAGCGAAGAGAGCGGCGAGCCGGCAGAGCACCGCGAACGGCTGCTGGGCATCATCGACGAGCTGGCGCCGCTCGACCACCGCCACCACGATCTGCAGCTCGAGCACGCCCGCCTGCCCCTCGACGACACGACGCGCCGACAGGCGCTCGAGGCGGCGCTGGTGGCGCTTCGCCAACAGATGCTCGACCGGATCATGACCATCGAGCTGCCCGAGGCGGTGTGGACCAACGTCACGCGGCGCATCTCGGCGCTGGTGCACCGCGTCCGGCTGGCGCGCGAGGACATCAAGCGCATCGAGGGACGCGCGCAGCTCACGGTCGCTCAGCTACGCAAGCTGCTGCGCGAGCGCCGGCGCAATCCGGCCGCGATCGGGCTGCACGCGATCGCCACGGCCGAGCTGCCCCTGCAGTCGCTGGCGACCCGCGAGTTCATGGTCGGACACGAGGTCACGGACGCCGAGCTGCAGATCTTCGCGCAGCGGCTGCGCAATGCCCAACGCCGCCTGCGGGCGGTAGAGAAGCGCGCACGACTCGATGGACCACGCCTGATCACGGTCCAGCGCCAGATGGTCGACGCCGAGCGCCGGGCGCAGCGCGCCAAGGACGGCCTGGTGCTGGCCAACCAGCGCCTGGTGGTCCATGTCGCCGGCCGCTACGCCAATCGCGGGCTCGCCTTCCTCGAGCTGGTGCAGGAGGGCAACCTGGGCCTGATGCGAGCCGTCGAGAAGTTCGACTGGCGACGCGGCTACAAGTTCTCGACCTACGGCACCTGGTGGATTCGCCACGCTATCTCGCGCGCGATCGCCAACCAGACGCGAACGATCCGCCTGCCGGTCCATATCCGCGACGCGATTCGCAAGCTGCTGCGCGAGAGCCAACGGCTCGTCCTCGAGACCGGTCGCGAGCCGACGATGGAGGAGCTGGCGGAGCGCCTGGACCTGGCCTTGCCGCGGGTCGTCGAGATCATGGAGGCCTCGCGCAAGACGCTGCGCTGGGAGCTACCTGTTGGCGAGGAGGGCGAGTCGGAGCTCGGCAGCCTGCTGGCGGATAGCGACGCGCCCTCTCCCTTCGACGAGGTCAGCGACCGCACCGAGTGGCAGCAGCTGATCGCCGGGCTCGATCGCCTGCGTGACCGCGAACGCGACGTGCTATCGCGGCGCTTCGGCCTCGGCGGCAAGGAAGCCCAGACCCTCGAGGAGGTCGGCCGCGATCTCGGCATCACCCGCGAGCGCGTGCGACAGCTCCAGGTCCGCGCCCTGCGGCGGCTGCGGTCCGCCGTGCTCGGCCATGCGCCATTGTTGGAGGGCGCAGAGGGCGAGGAGGACGGGTGA
- a CDS encoding ribosome-associated translation inhibitor RaiA codes for MANVPVQVTYRETRPGPRVEQLIERRVEKLARLSDRIVGVQVLVEVPHRHQQKGRQYHVRVAVELPGAEVVASRQPPEDHRQVSMARAVGVAFDKAQRELTHFVEERRQRATARVQPQWESAFVA; via the coding sequence TTGGCCAACGTACCGGTTCAAGTGACCTATCGCGAGACGCGGCCCGGGCCGCGCGTGGAGCAGCTGATCGAGCGTCGGGTGGAGAAGCTCGCCCGATTGTCGGATCGTATCGTCGGCGTTCAGGTGCTGGTCGAGGTGCCGCACCGTCATCAACAGAAAGGGCGGCAGTACCATGTGCGCGTCGCCGTCGAGCTGCCCGGCGCTGAAGTGGTGGCCAGTCGGCAGCCGCCGGAAGATCACCGCCAGGTCAGCATGGCGCGTGCGGTGGGCGTTGCCTTCGACAAGGCCCAGCGCGAGTTGACCCACTTCGTCGAAGAGCGCCGTCAGCGCGCCACGGCGCGGGTGCAGCCGCAGTGGGAATCAGCGTTCGTCGCCTGA